A part of Larimichthys crocea isolate SSNF chromosome VII, L_crocea_2.0, whole genome shotgun sequence genomic DNA contains:
- the LOC113746169 gene encoding odorant receptor 131-2: MANNNSLVGGKVILLHYREIAIFVQVLVVMFLCINSLLITTFFRKECFYTTGRYILFAVTLLSDSFMLVMSDILLILAQFGFPMQVWICMIISVVVLLYNIVTPVTLTAMTLERYVAICMPLRHAELCSTRSTMHCIIIIHGFSSVPCIVVLSTFFASASFSLYKQYKICAIKIFMLYRWQDHVISAVQEFYFLIMVIIILFSYVKIMKVAKAASGEDKKSSWKGLRTVILHGFQLLLCLIQLWTPFIESTLLQFDLMLFFHVRLSNFILFGLTPKCLSPLIYGLRDETFSQALKNVFGLYERNI, encoded by the coding sequence atggctAATAACAACTCTTTGGTTGGTGGTAAGGTCATTCTGCTGCATTATAGGGAGATAGCCATTTTTGTTCAGGTTTTAGTTGTGATGTTTCTTTGTATCAACTCTTTGCTCATCACAACTTTTTTCAGAAAGGAGTGCTTCTACACAACTGGACGCTACATCTTATTTGCTGTTACACTTCTGTCTGATAGTTTCATGTTAGTCATGTCTGATATCCTCCTCATCTTGGCCCAGTTTGGATTTCCCATGCAAGTTTGGATATGTATGATTATCTCTGTTGTGGTACTTCTGTATAATATAGTTACACCAGTTACTCTGACAGCAATGACCCTGGAGCGATATGTGGCCATCTGCATGCCACTGCGTCATGCAGAGCTGTGCTCCACACGCAGCACTATGCattgcatcatcatcattcacgGCTTCAGCTCTGTGCCCTGCATTGTTGTTCTCTCCACCTTCTTTGCATCAGCTTCTTTTAGTTTGTACAAACAATATAAGATATGTGCTATCAagatttttatgttgtataGATGGCAGGATCATGTTATCTCAGCCGTACAAGAGTTTTACTTCTTGATTATGgttatcatcattttattttcttatgttaaaatcatgaaagtggccaaagctgcatcaggagaggataaaaagtcgTCATGGAAAGGGCTCAGAAcagtaattcttcatggtttccagctgctgctctgtctcataCAGCTGTGGACTCCATTCATAGAAAGCACTCTGcttcagtttgatttaatgttattttttcatgtCAGGTTGTCTAACTTCATATTATTTGGTCTTACTCCTAAATGTCTGAGTCCTCTCATTTACGGCCtcagagatgaaacattttctcaagcACTGAAAAACGTCTTTGGCTTGtatgaaagaaatatttga